In the Gossypium arboreum isolate Shixiya-1 chromosome 10, ASM2569848v2, whole genome shotgun sequence genome, one interval contains:
- the LOC108452739 gene encoding uncharacterized protein LOC108452739, which produces METKVKYMWVVVFVVSMSIAGLNGVDATHDYYGPCGKHDIEKEAQKLAPCTYAAKYRRAPVSERCCAIIEKKLNNPGCLCAILQTRTAYDAGVRPEVAVTIPKHCNIAVRPVGHNCGGFPFV; this is translated from the exons ATGGAAACTAAAGTGAAGTACATGTGGGTTGTGGTGTTTGTTGTGAGTATGAGCATTGCAGGCCTCAACGGAGTGGATGCAACTCATGATTACTATGGTCCCTGTGGGAAACATGACATTGAGAAGGAGGCTCAGAAGCTGGCTCCATGTACATACGCAGCCAAATATCGGAGAGCTCCTGTTTCCGAGCGTTGCTGCGCTATAATAGAGAAAAAGCTCAACAATCCAGGCTGCCTCTGCGCTATTCTGCAAACTCGTACCGCATACGATGCCGGGGTGAGGCCAGAAGTTGCCGTTACCATTCCAAAACACTGCAACATTGCTGTCCGTCCGGTCGGTCACAACTGCGGAG GTTTCCCATTTGTTTAA
- the LOC108451590 gene encoding F-box protein CPR1-like: MEILSKLPVKSLTRFNCVCKYWCSSFQTPHFISNNYHNNLENDNLNLLLSRRDGNTFQLYFSQLSNEKDQNYIVKQNIHLPFFKNDVPSVYGACHGLLCLLDPSKDNAAIWNPSTREFKILPPSSIQRPPYFSPFEETYLTLDDVYFDHAAFGFDSKTDDYKVIRFVLLTFVNSEEEYPHPHFMYQVELYSLRSNSWKEIPSPDYKPTETTLGNNYVDGICYWKTETGAYLDFRGLILSFDMGNVKFSILPIPEFVGSFPEYYVDLLVFNGSLGAIVYPSERIDTSFDLWVTSEGLWTKQFNIKSISGVVRPSGFGKNGDLFLRDTNDEVLRFDASTQELKELEINTYLDHLRFSISLHAYLESLVRINGIQEIEKYVIRQPTKNASNEY; this comes from the coding sequence ATGGAAATTCTGTCAAAGCTTCCAGTTAAATCCCTTACTCGCTTCAACTGTGTTTGTAAGTATTGGTGTTCTTCTTTTCAAACTCCTCATTTCATTTCCAATAATTATCACAACAACCTTGAAAACGACAACCTTAATCTACTTCTTAGTCGCCGTGATGGTAACACCTTCCAACTTTATTTCTCTCAACTTTCAAATGAAAAAGATCAAAATTATATAGTAAAACAAAACATTCACTTGCCCTTTTTTAAGAATGATGTCCCCTCTGTTTATGGTGCTTGTCATGGATTATTGTGTTTACTTGATCCTTCAAAGGATAACGCTGCCATTTGGAACCCATCAACCAGAGAGTTTAAAATCCTTCCACCATCTTCAATCCAACGCCCTCCATATTTTTCCCCATTCGAAGAAACCTACCTTACTTTAGATGACGTTTATTTTGACCACGCTGCTTTTGGGTTTGATTCTAAAACTGATGACTACAAAGTCATACGATTTGTTCTTCTTACTTTTGTTAATAGTGAAGAAGAATATCCACATCCTCATTTTATGTACCAAGTTGAGTTGTATTCTCTTAGAAGTAATTCCTGGAAGGAAATTCCATCTCCTGATTATAAACCAACTGAAACAACTTTGGGAAATAATTATGTAGACGGAATTTGCTATTGGAAAACAGAGACAGGGGCATATCTTGATTTTAGAGGACtaattctttcatttgacatggGGAATGTGAAGTTCTCAATTTTACCTATCCCAGAATTCGTTGGGTCTTTCCCAGAATACTATGTTGATCTATTGGTGTTTAATGGATCACTTGGTGCTATTGTTTACCCATCGGAAAGAATTGACACGTCTTTTGATTTATGGGTTACAAGTGAAGGACTGTGGACTAAACAATTCAATATTAAATCCATTTCTGGAGTTGTACGCCCGTCGGGATTTGGAAAAAATGGTGACTTGTTTCTTAGAGACACAAATGATGAAGTACTCCGATTTGACGCCTCCACCCAAGAGCTTAAGGAACTTGAGATTAATACTTATCTAGATCATTTACGGTTCTCCATCTCCCTTCATGCTTATTTAGAGAGCTTGGTTCGTATCAATGGAATACAAGAGATTGAAAAATATGTAATACGTCAACCAACAAAAAATGCATCAAATGAATACTGA